A region from the Gossypium hirsutum isolate 1008001.06 chromosome A08, Gossypium_hirsutum_v2.1, whole genome shotgun sequence genome encodes:
- the LOC121205042 gene encoding uncharacterized protein, with amino-acid sequence MVSTERIHVITKKIEAVLNWKQLKNVSESHNFLGLPEFGKEFVVYSDASHVSLGCVLMQDDKVMAYASRQLKTHERNYPTHDLELAANSDVSFLLISFLFGNLCEFPLAHRAILVFVVLAEKVVVKEIRSDDLIVLLSVLAESFGGLGIAVAS; translated from the exons ATGGTTTCTACTGAAAGGATTCATGTTATCACTAAGAAGATTGAGGCTGTACTTAATTGGAAACAACTCAAGAATGTATCGGAGAGTCACAATTTTCTAGGTCTG CCTGAATTTGGTAAGGAGTTTGTGgtgtacagtgatgcgtcacacgTCAgtttaggatgtgtattgatgcaagatgatAAAGTTATGGCCTATGCATCTCGTCAACTTAAGACACATGAAaggaattatccaacacatgatctCGAGTTGGCTGCG AATTCTGACGTGAGTTTCTTGctcatttcttttctctttggcAATCTGTGCGAATTTCCTCTTGCTCATCGTGCTATACTCGTTTTTGTGGTGCTTGCC GAGAAGGTAGTGGTGAAGGAAATTCGATCTGACGATCTAATCGTGTTGTTATCTGTGCTAGCTGAGA GTTTTGGAGGGCTTGGGATTGCTGTAGCATCTTAA